In Triticum urartu cultivar G1812 chromosome 6, Tu2.1, whole genome shotgun sequence, the following proteins share a genomic window:
- the LOC125513044 gene encoding protein C2-DOMAIN ABA-RELATED 5-like gives MERLLGLLKVKVVRGLNLAICDPLSHSSDPYVVIRLGQQKVKSSIKYKTINPEWNEELTLSITNWTLPVKIEVFDHDTFTKDDTMGDAEFSILDFVEIAVKDLTHVRDDTVMKTFQPNEENSYSADSHIMWKDGKVTQNMALKLRNTDTGELIMHLEWVNLPPGMSR, from the exons ATGGAGCGCCTGCTTGGGCTGCTCAAGGTGAAGGTGGTGCGCGGGCTGAACCTGGCCATCTGCGACCCCCTCTCCCACAGCAGCGACCCCTACGTCGTCATCCGCCTCGGACAGCAG AAAGTGAAGTCGAGCATCAAATATAAAACCATCAACCCAGAATGGAACGAGGAGCTCACCCTGTCTATCACAAACTGGACGCTCCCCGTTAAGATT GAAGTCTTTGACCACGACACTTTCACCAAGGATGACACCATGGGCGATGCAGAGTTCAGCATCCTCGACTTTGTCGAGATCGCCGTCAAGGACCTGACCCATGTCCGTGATGACACGGTGATGAAGACGTTCCAACCTAACGAGGAGAACAGCTACTCGGCTGACAGCCACATCATGTGGAAAGACGGGAAGGTCACTCAGAATATGGCCCTCAAGCTAAGGAACACCGACACTGGCGAGCTCATCATGCACCTGGAGTGGGTTAACCTCCCCCCAGGCATGTCGCGGTGA
- the LOC125515483 gene encoding OVARIAN TUMOR DOMAIN-containing deubiquitinating enzyme 9-like isoform X3, whose product MYNPQVGMYHPGNVGGQEHEAVYVDPSSSSSYPGSDDCYEMEEEVGKRFYPMVPVPHVPKINGEIPSLDEATMDHERLSDRLRLYELTENKVKGDGNCQFRALSDQLYQTPDHHEFVREQIISQLKSNREAYDGYVPMAYDKYLEKVSRNGEWGDHVTLQAAADKYGVKIFVMTSFKDTCYIEIQPKVQKSNKVVLLSFWAEVHYNSIFPQNDAPRLHHTAKKRRWWPFSQHHH is encoded by the exons ATGTACAACCCACAAGTAGGCATGTACCATCCTG GAAATGTTGGTGGGCAGGAGCATGAGGCAGTCTATGTAGATCCGTCTAGTTCCTCTTCATACCCTGGCAGTGACGACTGTTATGAAATGGAGGAAGAAGTAGGAAAGAGATTTTACCCCATGGTCCCAGTTCCC CATGTCCCTAAAATTAATGGTGAAATTCCATCACTCGACGAAGCCACCATGGACCATGAAAGGCTGTCAGACAG GTTGAGGCTGTATGAACTAACTGAGAACAAGGTGAAAGGTGATGGCAATTGTCAG TTCCGTGCACTATCAGATCAGCTGTACCAAACTCCGGACCACCATGAGTTTGTGAGGGAGCAGATAATTAGCCAG CTTAAAAGTAACCGGGAAGCCTATGATGGATACGTCCCCATGGCATATGATAAGTATCTGGAGAAAGTATCGCG AAATGGTGAATGGGGTGACCATGTGACTTTACAGGCTGCTGCTGACAAG TACGGAGTGAAGATTTTCGTCATGACCTCATTCAAGGATACGTGCTACATCGAGATCCAACCCAAGGTTCAGAAGTCCAACAAAG TGGTGTTGTTGAGCTTTTGGGCGGAGGTTCACTACAACTCGATATTTCCACAGAACG ACGCTCCGAGGTTGCATCACACGGCGAAGAAGAGGAGATGGTGGCCGTTCTCGCAGCACCACCATTGA
- the LOC125515483 gene encoding OVARIAN TUMOR DOMAIN-containing deubiquitinating enzyme 12-like isoform X1, producing the protein MNMCEKDQNFHWAYDLFHDPFAAPNSYYGHPNGYSDNSYCDYNYARDASHPDETYLHSSALTCDMYNPQVGMYHPGNVGGQEHEAVYVDPSSSSSYPGSDDCYEMEEEVGKRFYPMVPVPHVPKINGEIPSLDEATMDHERLSDRLRLYELTENKVKGDGNCQFRALSDQLYQTPDHHEFVREQIISQLKSNREAYDGYVPMAYDKYLEKVSRNGEWGDHVTLQAAADKYGVKIFVMTSFKDTCYIEIQPKVQKSNKVVLLSFWAEVHYNSIFPQNDAPRLHHTAKKRRWWPFSQHHH; encoded by the exons ATGAACATGTGCGAGAAAGATCAAAATTTCCACTGGGCCTACGACCTTTTCCATGACCCCTTTGCCGCTCCCAACAGCTACTATGGACATCCTAATGGTTACAGTGACAACAGCTATTGTGACTACAATTATGCTAGAG ATGCATCACATCCCGATGAGACATATTTGCATTCTTCCGCACTTACGTGTGATATGTACAACCCACAAGTAGGCATGTACCATCCTG GAAATGTTGGTGGGCAGGAGCATGAGGCAGTCTATGTAGATCCGTCTAGTTCCTCTTCATACCCTGGCAGTGACGACTGTTATGAAATGGAGGAAGAAGTAGGAAAGAGATTTTACCCCATGGTCCCAGTTCCC CATGTCCCTAAAATTAATGGTGAAATTCCATCACTCGACGAAGCCACCATGGACCATGAAAGGCTGTCAGACAG GTTGAGGCTGTATGAACTAACTGAGAACAAGGTGAAAGGTGATGGCAATTGTCAG TTCCGTGCACTATCAGATCAGCTGTACCAAACTCCGGACCACCATGAGTTTGTGAGGGAGCAGATAATTAGCCAG CTTAAAAGTAACCGGGAAGCCTATGATGGATACGTCCCCATGGCATATGATAAGTATCTGGAGAAAGTATCGCG AAATGGTGAATGGGGTGACCATGTGACTTTACAGGCTGCTGCTGACAAG TACGGAGTGAAGATTTTCGTCATGACCTCATTCAAGGATACGTGCTACATCGAGATCCAACCCAAGGTTCAGAAGTCCAACAAAG TGGTGTTGTTGAGCTTTTGGGCGGAGGTTCACTACAACTCGATATTTCCACAGAACG ACGCTCCGAGGTTGCATCACACGGCGAAGAAGAGGAGATGGTGGCCGTTCTCGCAGCACCACCATTGA
- the LOC125515483 gene encoding OVARIAN TUMOR DOMAIN-containing deubiquitinating enzyme 12-like isoform X2, with translation MNMCEKDQNFHWAYDLFHDPFAAPNSYYGHPNGYSDNSYCDYNYARDASHPDETYLHSSALTCDMYNPQVGNVGGQEHEAVYVDPSSSSSYPGSDDCYEMEEEVGKRFYPMVPVPHVPKINGEIPSLDEATMDHERLSDRLRLYELTENKVKGDGNCQFRALSDQLYQTPDHHEFVREQIISQLKSNREAYDGYVPMAYDKYLEKVSRNGEWGDHVTLQAAADKYGVKIFVMTSFKDTCYIEIQPKVQKSNKVVLLSFWAEVHYNSIFPQNDAPRLHHTAKKRRWWPFSQHHH, from the exons ATGAACATGTGCGAGAAAGATCAAAATTTCCACTGGGCCTACGACCTTTTCCATGACCCCTTTGCCGCTCCCAACAGCTACTATGGACATCCTAATGGTTACAGTGACAACAGCTATTGTGACTACAATTATGCTAGAG ATGCATCACATCCCGATGAGACATATTTGCATTCTTCCGCACTTACGTGTGATATGTACAACCCACAAGTAG GAAATGTTGGTGGGCAGGAGCATGAGGCAGTCTATGTAGATCCGTCTAGTTCCTCTTCATACCCTGGCAGTGACGACTGTTATGAAATGGAGGAAGAAGTAGGAAAGAGATTTTACCCCATGGTCCCAGTTCCC CATGTCCCTAAAATTAATGGTGAAATTCCATCACTCGACGAAGCCACCATGGACCATGAAAGGCTGTCAGACAG GTTGAGGCTGTATGAACTAACTGAGAACAAGGTGAAAGGTGATGGCAATTGTCAG TTCCGTGCACTATCAGATCAGCTGTACCAAACTCCGGACCACCATGAGTTTGTGAGGGAGCAGATAATTAGCCAG CTTAAAAGTAACCGGGAAGCCTATGATGGATACGTCCCCATGGCATATGATAAGTATCTGGAGAAAGTATCGCG AAATGGTGAATGGGGTGACCATGTGACTTTACAGGCTGCTGCTGACAAG TACGGAGTGAAGATTTTCGTCATGACCTCATTCAAGGATACGTGCTACATCGAGATCCAACCCAAGGTTCAGAAGTCCAACAAAG TGGTGTTGTTGAGCTTTTGGGCGGAGGTTCACTACAACTCGATATTTCCACAGAACG ACGCTCCGAGGTTGCATCACACGGCGAAGAAGAGGAGATGGTGGCCGTTCTCGCAGCACCACCATTGA
- the LOC125515483 gene encoding OVARIAN TUMOR DOMAIN-containing deubiquitinating enzyme 9-like isoform X4, whose protein sequence is MYNPQVGNVGGQEHEAVYVDPSSSSSYPGSDDCYEMEEEVGKRFYPMVPVPHVPKINGEIPSLDEATMDHERLSDRLRLYELTENKVKGDGNCQFRALSDQLYQTPDHHEFVREQIISQLKSNREAYDGYVPMAYDKYLEKVSRNGEWGDHVTLQAAADKYGVKIFVMTSFKDTCYIEIQPKVQKSNKVVLLSFWAEVHYNSIFPQNDAPRLHHTAKKRRWWPFSQHHH, encoded by the exons ATGTACAACCCACAAGTAG GAAATGTTGGTGGGCAGGAGCATGAGGCAGTCTATGTAGATCCGTCTAGTTCCTCTTCATACCCTGGCAGTGACGACTGTTATGAAATGGAGGAAGAAGTAGGAAAGAGATTTTACCCCATGGTCCCAGTTCCC CATGTCCCTAAAATTAATGGTGAAATTCCATCACTCGACGAAGCCACCATGGACCATGAAAGGCTGTCAGACAG GTTGAGGCTGTATGAACTAACTGAGAACAAGGTGAAAGGTGATGGCAATTGTCAG TTCCGTGCACTATCAGATCAGCTGTACCAAACTCCGGACCACCATGAGTTTGTGAGGGAGCAGATAATTAGCCAG CTTAAAAGTAACCGGGAAGCCTATGATGGATACGTCCCCATGGCATATGATAAGTATCTGGAGAAAGTATCGCG AAATGGTGAATGGGGTGACCATGTGACTTTACAGGCTGCTGCTGACAAG TACGGAGTGAAGATTTTCGTCATGACCTCATTCAAGGATACGTGCTACATCGAGATCCAACCCAAGGTTCAGAAGTCCAACAAAG TGGTGTTGTTGAGCTTTTGGGCGGAGGTTCACTACAACTCGATATTTCCACAGAACG ACGCTCCGAGGTTGCATCACACGGCGAAGAAGAGGAGATGGTGGCCGTTCTCGCAGCACCACCATTGA
- the LOC125515484 gene encoding serine/threonine-protein kinase PCRK1-like encodes MRCLPFLHGDGKSRDDDQRTGPSAAMSASVRSFSTESTERGGDPRSGSDLNSINVSDMSAESIRRTQYPSFTDRPANLRVFTFPELKAATRNFSRSLMVGEGGFGCVYRGVIKGSDDPTERVEIAVKQLNRKGVQGQKEWLTEMNVLGIVEHPNLVKLIGYCADDDERGMQRLLVYEYMPNGSVDDHLASRSTSTLSWPMRLKVALDAARGLKYLHEEMDFQVIFRDLKTSNILLDENWNAKLSDFGLARHGPQEGLSHVSTAVVGTLGYAAPEYMQTGRLTAKSDIWGYGVLLYELITGRRPIDRNRPKGEQKLLDWVKPYISDIKRFPIIVDPRLEGHYNLKSMTRLAGVANRCLLRLPKSRPKMSEVYEMVQKIVDSVEIGPPEPPLHYHGSVSGPGAKRTKKGSLKRRLQEFKFGCRQIVWRGWKPEIIKTC; translated from the exons ATGAGGTGCCTGCCGTTCCTGCACGGGGACGGCAAGTCAAGGGACGACGACCAGCGCACGGGCCCCAGCGCCGCCATGTCGGCCTCCGTGCGCTCCTTCAGCACCGAGTCCACGGAGCGCGGCGGCGACCCGCGCTCCggctccgacctcaactccatcAACGTCTCCGACATGAGCGCCGAGTCCATCCGCCGGACGCAGTACCCCAGCTTCACCGACCGCCCCGCCAACCTCCGGGTCTTCACCTTCCCCGAGCTCAAGGCCGCCACCCGCAACTTCAGCCGCTCCCTCATGGTCGGCGAGGGCGGCTTCGGCTGCGTCTACCGGGGCGTCATCAAGGGCTCCGACGACCCCACCGAGCGCGTCGAGATCGCCGTCAAGCAGCTGAACCGCAAGGGGGTCCAG GGGCAGAAGGAATGGCTAACAGAAATGAACGTGCTTGGGATTGTTGAGCACCCAAACCTTGTCAAACTAATAGGTTACTGCGCGGACGACGATGAGCGGGGAATGCAGCGGCTTCTGGTATACGAATACATGCCCAACGGAAGCGTGGATGACCACTTGGCAAGTAGGTCAACTTCAACTCTGTCATGGCCAATGAGATTGAAAGTGGCTCTCGATGCTGCCCGTGGGCTGAAGTATCTGCATGAGGAGATGGACTTTCAG GTTATTTTCCGAGACCTGAAAACATCCAACATTCTATTAGATGAGAACTGGAATGCAAAGTTATCGGACTTTGGATTGGCTAGGCATGGACCACAAGAAGGGCTATCCCATGTCTCCACAGCG GTTGTTGGAACTCTAGGATACGCCGCGCCGGAGTACATGCAAACCGGGCGCCTCACCGCAAAAAGTGACATATGGGGCTACGGCGTGCTCCTCTACGAGCTTATCACCGGCCGCCGTCCCATCGACCGGAACCGCCCAAAGGGCGAGCAGAAGCTCCTGGACTGGGTGAAACCGTACATCTCTGACATCAAGCGGTTCCCCATCATCGTCGACCCGCGGCTCGAGGGACACTACAACCTCAAGTCCATGACGAGGCTGGCCGGCGTGGCGAACCGCTGCCTCCTCCGGCTACCCAAGTCGCGCCCGAAGATGAGCGAGGTGTATGAAATGGTGCAGAAGATCGTCGACAGTGTCGAGATCGGCCCGCCGGAGCCTCCACTGCATTACCATGGCTCGGTGTCCGGACCGGGAGCGAAGCGGACCAAGAAAGGGTCATTGAAGAGGAGGCTTCAGGAATTCAAGTTCGGTTGCCGCCAGATCGTGTGGCGGGGTTGGAAACCTGAGATCATTAAGACCTGCTGA